Within the Vigna angularis cultivar LongXiaoDou No.4 chromosome 10, ASM1680809v1, whole genome shotgun sequence genome, the region ACTATATGGTAGAATATGGGAGGTATAGAATTGAATTTTGTGACTTTATTGTTGAAACTTATATAGTAGTTAGCAGAAAATGGGGATAGTGGGTCAtcaaaaaatgtaattaaaccAAACATGTAAATTAATTCCAATACCATCCATTTAAGCAAGATAAATGAGTACATTCATATCTTCTCCTATGCACCAATCATAGAGATTCATTCATTATGAAGAGTAGAACAATGatttatcatttaataataaaaagtcatGGATGGACTTATATTAAATGGTTTGTAATCCTTTCTAAATAAGAATTCTTACCTTATGATCAAATGTAGGGTTAactcataaaagaaaaatgatatagataaattaataagaatacacagaaaaaaaaaaagagaaaatattaaatggCAATAGAGAATTACACGTGGGTGAGTGGTAACATGGTTACGTTACAGCTCCATACATTCTCAGTTTGAGATGGATAGAGATAGAGTTCCAGTGCATCTCTTTCCTATAAGTTAACAGCAACaacataaatgtatttttatttttaattttattttaaaaaacctaTAAAAGTCAAACAAACTTTCTCTCTGTGTAATGACTTTATGCGGAGTCTTGGAAACAGAAAACAGAGTTGATGACTAGGTAAAAGGAAGTATGTAACAAAATCGGTGATCCCCATTGTGTTTTGATTTCCCAAATTCACGAACACCAATTTTCATAGTGTGAAGAATGGCCACGGTtgaagagaaggaggaggatgAGAAAGCGAAGCGGAAACCGCCGAGGCCGAAACGAATATGTTTCTCTTTCGCGGCGTACGCCAGCAGCCTCCTTAACAACCTAAAATCCTCGAACGTTGTAATCGACGAAGGATTGTCGGACCTAGAACTCCGAAACCTAGAATCCAAATTGAAATTCTCGTTCCCACCGGACCTTCGCGCGATCCTCCAACAAGGCCTTCCCATATCACAAGGCTTCCCCAATTGGCGTTCCTCTTCGACACAACAACTCCAAATTCTCCTCAACCTCCCCGCCTCCCTGATTCTCCGTCGCGTCTCCAACACGCGCTTCTGGCACCCCTCGTGGGGTCCGAAGCCGCCCGACCCGACCCAGGCGCTTCGCCGGTTGTTAAATGATGCACCGCGCCTCGTCCCGATTTACCGGCATTGCTACATTCCCTCCTCCCCTGAGGCCGCCGGGAACCCTGTTTTCTACGTGGATGACAGCGGGGATGTCTGTTTGCTCAGCTTCGACTTGTCGGGGTTTTTCCGGGAGCTTCTGGCGCAGGAAATGGATGAGCCAGTGTGGGCTGCGACGGCGGCTAAGAGGGTGAGGTTCTGGTCGGAGCTGGCGGAGGACCGGTGcgggaggtggtggtggtggggcATCGCTAAGGAGGAGCTCGGGGGATGCTTGGATAGGACGGTGTGGAAATTGAGAGAGGGAGGGTGGACGGAGGAGGAGATACGCGAGATGGTGacggtggaagagaagaagaagggagaCGAGTTGAAATTGAATAACAAAGAGGCATTGGCGCGGCACGTGAGAGTCCTATCATTGGTTTTGCTGCGTGCGGGGTGGAGCAGGGAAGATGTTGTGTATTCGCTTGGGGTGGTTGGTGATGAGGAAAAATCCTCCCTCGAATTCCATCAAGAATCGTTAGATCAACGCAACGTCAACATCAACGGCTTCTAACCTTGTCGCTTCTCATCTCTCATCACTATTAGTCAACCTGTCGCAtcccatttttcatttttcgcttttttaatgttttttttatatttaacatattaggagtataattaaaaatatataatacatacaAAAGAAGTTAGATTCCAGAcctattttttgtaaaaaaaattgagggGCGATGAAATTGCAATTGCAAGACCTAGTTTTAATTTGTGAGTTCATGTGGACTCAGTTTTATTTGACcaaaaaataagttaaagtATTATTGACGGAACTAACTAATCCCTGGTTTTGCTGCCATTAAAAAAGGAACGAAATGATGCGAATTTACATGGAGCATGACAACTGAATTGACTCGCCCTATGCGGTAGATGTGCTTCTGTTTCAAGCTTCATTCCTGGACCACAATTACGCAATACATATCTGGTATGCTATTTTTTTGTGAACCCAAAAGCATTACGCATTTCTCAATTCTAGcggtttattttttattctttacttgCGTGATCAtgagatttttaaattttgataataattaaGATTATGTAAGTGATTGTCACGGGAGTAGCCGTGTAGAGAAAGGGTTACCGAGTTTAGGAAAATTGGGCACACTGAAAATGGATGGAAAATTGGGGAAAAAGTCCTCTCTCTACTTGTTTCTAGAAAACAGGGTGATTGCAGTGACACGAAAGAGAGCGTTACGACCTGCCAAAGAAAAATGTTCCGTGGGTTTTTTTATGCAAGTGGCAACCCTTTTGGAATTTTTACTCTCCACATTTTGGATCCTTGGAAAATTTAAGCATGGCTACCTCAATGCCCTTCTTCACAACTAGTACAATTTCTACATGCTTCCATTTGTTTCAATCACACGATCAAAGCTCTTACGCAACACTCATTACTTTCTTAAGTTTTATATAGTCTAATACTAATTACCACCAATTATTTACGCACTCCTCTACAATTAAGAAAATATGCacttttcaacaattttacGCTATCCAAAGTGGTAgttaataataaactaaattattatttttgcgtaatttcattatttttttaatgtacacTGCAAAGTTGGTTCTTTGCTTTGGTAGTGTTGACTCGTCTTATGCATCGATTAGTTTCTTTCAACATTGAAAAGaaacacttaattttatttaattatcgtTATACCCACCCTTATTACATTGCCCGACCCCTCACTCATCTATTCTgtattaaatcttttatttatttatctctcttactaaattaaataaacattattttatcacttttatatatttaatgaatgcaTTTTTTTCCTCATTCTAAACCCATGATCTGCTACACATGGTCGTGCAAGAGATAGTTACTCTTGCCAACAATGCTTCCCCTTCAAATCCATGGTTTTAGTCTTAGACAGTAAATCATCTTCTGGATTTACTCTTCTTTCTTCAGAAATCATCATGTTTCCTTTGATCTtaactccttttcttttttctttcactctAATCTCTTCTCTTTTATGATGCCTTCTTAAggttttaataatgttttatgagaaaattctcatatttattacaataaaatgagatatttaAAGTCTTAAAAGTAAGATTTAGATcttaataacaaaatcaaacattTCGAGTTATTTTCTCTTAACAATAATGtacaaaactaaattttaagctgtaaaatatttaagtgcaaatgaaaaaaattgcaaGAGTGTGTTCCAAAAATAATGAGTTGTTTAAAAATTGATGTAATATTATGTAacctatttaaaataaaataatgctTAGTGTGAAATTCTAATAAAACCCTGACATTGTATATGTTCATGGTcattataatttgatataaaaaaatatcattcatttatttaatcatgtaactttatatctttttatgttAAAGTTTAATTTGTGTAAACTAGAAATATATCTTAACAATTCTAGTAATATTAATCacatgaataataattattgtctCTGACgatcaaataagaaaaatagtaagattagatgaaagagaagaaacataaatttttataattacaatacAATTAGATTATTGTAAttcattattgtatttttttatcacaaagtTTCAAGACCTATTTCAAATCCTAATgaatcatataattaaaatagttcaGTGTGTAAcctctttttttcctttgtgCAGTTTAACGGACTCATTTTGAGTTCTATCGTTTTCATTTTCACTGGTATCAACATTCTCATTCTCGACCTGTCTAGCGTAGTCAAATGTAGGAGAATTAGAAACATTGATTGACTCATCAGAAACATCGTCGTTAGCACTTTTTGTGCCCTCGTTTGTTTTGTTCATGCTTTCATGGGCTGTCAATGAATTTTGCTGAAGTAGAATCCACTTGGTCCACTGTAACATCTAACTTATAATCTTTCAATTCCAATGTTGTATATGCAAACTTGATTCCTCTTCCTTGTTGTTAACTGATGTTTCAAATTGTTTTTCAGTTGTATTATGTGTTGGTTACATATCTTGGTTGTCTTATGTTTAAAGTTGTATTATGTGTTGGATACACATCTTggttgttttatgtttaaaattttatatcgaTTATATGGATTATAAATAAAGTcaatctataatatataaatggaaataaattttattttataaatcgattttgtgaaattaaattaaatttagagtTAACTTTTTGACATAATATCACCagtgaataataatataaattttattttataaatcaattttgtgaaattaaattaaatcactgatgataatataaattttattttataaatcaattttgtaaaattaaattaaatttagagtTAACATaatgttatgtttttaatttaaaaaagcatctaaaaaaggataaatatttttattctcacTATTTTAGTCATGGAGcatgattaaaaataatctaaatattatCATTCAAGTATGAATTACCTTGATGAAATTATGTTGGGTAATAATTTATCGACTTCTAATTTAAATGATTTGCAAATAATAGTAAAAAGAGAGTTTTTATTCtgacaaaaaaatgaaaagagaaagatattCGTATTTTGTTAGTGAAGAAATTTGAGATAATGAAATAGTTCATTTGcgtttttttagttattttataataaacatttttctataaACCATAGTTAAGCAATTccagttaatttaattttaatattctttatatTAATTCCAAATCATCTCCATCacttgataatatatatattttttaagtttagtgTTTAGACCTTTCATCTATTTTGGTTTCTACGTtatatattcacaaaatttttgaataaaattttcaagtctACAGAAATATAGCACCCTACTGCTGTTTATCCAAATAATGTTcactactttttttaat harbors:
- the LOC108335392 gene encoding uncharacterized protein LOC108335392 — its product is MATVEEKEEDEKAKRKPPRPKRICFSFAAYASSLLNNLKSSNVVIDEGLSDLELRNLESKLKFSFPPDLRAILQQGLPISQGFPNWRSSSTQQLQILLNLPASLILRRVSNTRFWHPSWGPKPPDPTQALRRLLNDAPRLVPIYRHCYIPSSPEAAGNPVFYVDDSGDVCLLSFDLSGFFRELLAQEMDEPVWAATAAKRVRFWSELAEDRCGRWWWWGIAKEELGGCLDRTVWKLREGGWTEEEIREMVTVEEKKKGDELKLNNKEALARHVRVLSLVLLRAGWSREDVVYSLGVVGDEEKSSLEFHQESLDQRNVNINGF